The following coding sequences are from one Azotosporobacter soli window:
- a CDS encoding sensor domain-containing diguanylate cyclase, whose amino-acid sequence MLGIGGCDTEKIWRLAERLINCTDALEIRRIILEEGCRLFPGSRGVLFGVQAQTAKLQVLLATEPELCGLEKVLKEKKEILLWLKSPQHPLLLEAGKNWSGSLERAEISLDAILALPLKRDGELEGVLCIINLDHANSLYAMRLAALQRMASLAMAAKTRAEQAEKLKKELTAGRKKEAELRRWSYQDALTGLKNRRYLEERIKKWEHELEKRHLALIICDCDGLKEVNDSYGHIVGDQYLTNTAELLRQCCPETGAWIRLGGDEFVLFWPDGSVDEVKKLCRKIKNLSVRLPGVKGVQGSLSVGWAVARGAEKTLWQIIKEADGTMYKAKRRSKQERLERTLEML is encoded by the coding sequence ATGCTTGGGATTGGCGGCTGTGATACAGAAAAAATTTGGCGTTTGGCAGAGCGGTTAATAAACTGCACGGATGCACTGGAAATAAGGCGGATCATTTTAGAAGAAGGATGTCGCTTATTTCCGGGCAGTCGTGGAGTTTTATTTGGCGTACAGGCGCAGACCGCCAAACTACAAGTCCTGCTTGCCACCGAGCCGGAGCTTTGCGGACTGGAAAAGGTCTTGAAAGAAAAAAAAGAAATCCTGCTTTGGTTAAAATCGCCGCAGCATCCTCTTTTGCTCGAGGCAGGCAAGAATTGGAGTGGGAGCTTAGAGCGAGCTGAAATCAGCCTTGACGCCATTCTTGCCTTGCCGCTTAAAAGAGACGGTGAGCTAGAAGGGGTGCTTTGCATCATCAATCTTGATCATGCAAACAGCCTTTATGCGATGCGTTTAGCGGCTCTGCAGAGGATGGCCAGTTTGGCGATGGCGGCAAAAACGCGGGCGGAGCAGGCAGAAAAACTAAAAAAGGAACTGACGGCAGGTCGAAAAAAAGAGGCGGAGCTACGGCGTTGGAGTTATCAGGATGCATTGACCGGATTGAAAAATCGGCGCTATTTGGAAGAGCGTATAAAAAAATGGGAACATGAATTGGAAAAGCGCCATCTGGCATTGATTATTTGTGATTGCGATGGCTTGAAAGAAGTAAATGACAGTTATGGTCATATCGTCGGGGATCAGTATTTGACCAATACGGCGGAACTGCTGCGCCAGTGTTGCCCTGAAACGGGGGCATGGATACGTTTGGGCGGCGATGAATTTGTCTTATTTTGGCCGGATGGCAGTGTTGATGAAGTGAAAAAACTCTGCCGTAAAATCAAGAACTTGTCGGTGCGTCTGCCAGGAGTGAAGGGCGTCCAAGGTTCACTGTCCGTCGGCTGGGCTGTTGCAAGGGGTGCAGAGAAGACTTTGTGGCAGATTATTAAAGAAGCGGATGGAACAATGTACAAGGCGAAACGGCGCAGCAAACAGGAACGGCTAGAACGCACGCTGGAGATGCTGTGA
- the lepB gene encoding signal peptidase I: MKVIQSWLYSIVIAVAAALFINIFLFQQIIVEGRSMEPTLENHEHIVISKLGHTLKQTPDYDAIVVLDSRIKRERKLQDDLIEPVNNWVQRQDYIYIKRVVGRPGDVMRFSGGKVYRNDVALAETYIKEPMKYSNDQAIKVPENHVFVLGDNRNNSSDSRFMGAIPVDHVTGVMIFKLY; this comes from the coding sequence ATGAAAGTAATCCAGTCATGGCTATATAGTATTGTGATTGCTGTTGCGGCAGCGCTATTTATTAATATCTTCTTGTTCCAACAGATTATTGTCGAAGGGCGGTCGATGGAGCCGACGCTAGAGAACCACGAACATATCGTTATTTCCAAACTGGGCCATACGTTAAAACAGACGCCGGATTATGACGCGATTGTGGTGCTTGACAGTCGGATCAAGCGTGAACGAAAACTGCAGGATGATTTAATCGAACCGGTGAATAACTGGGTACAGCGCCAGGATTATATTTATATCAAACGGGTTGTCGGACGTCCCGGTGATGTGATGCGATTCAGCGGCGGCAAGGTATATCGCAATGATGTTGCATTGGCGGAAACGTATATAAAAGAGCCGATGAAATATTCGAACGATCAGGCGATCAAAGTGCCGGAAAATCATGTTTTTGTCTTGGGTGACAACCGAAATAACAGCAGCGACAGCCGTTTTATGGGCGCGATTCCCGTTGATCATGTAACGGGTGTGATGATTTTTAAATTATATTAG
- a CDS encoding polya polymerase, producing MKILQVTNVERFMEVIDQCKGSIELVTSEGDRLNLRSKLCQYVALSKIFSEAKIEDIEIIASDPEDLTLLLQYMIRG from the coding sequence TTGAAGATTCTACAAGTAACCAACGTGGAACGTTTTATGGAAGTCATTGACCAATGTAAAGGAAGCATCGAATTGGTGACTTCCGAGGGAGATCGTTTGAATCTGCGCTCAAAGCTTTGCCAATATGTCGCGCTTTCCAAAATCTTCAGCGAAGCCAAAATTGAAGACATTGAAATCATCGCCTCCGATCCTGAAGATTTGACGCTGCTCCTGCAATACATGATCCGTGGTTAA